A single genomic interval of Panthera uncia isolate 11264 chromosome A1 unlocalized genomic scaffold, Puncia_PCG_1.0 HiC_scaffold_17, whole genome shotgun sequence harbors:
- the NDUFS6 gene encoding NADH dehydrogenase [ubiquinone] iron-sulfur protein 6, mitochondrial produces MAATVTFCRLLGRSGPAALSLPRGARCLGVRTSPTGEKITHTGQAYDDKDYRKIRFVGRQKEVNENFAIDLIAEQPVSGADSRVVACDGGGGALGHPKVYINLDKETKTGTCGYCGLQFRQQHHH; encoded by the exons ATGGCGGCGACGGTGACCTTCTGCCGGCTGCTGGGCCGGAGCGGTCCGGCGGCACTGAGCCTGCCCCGTGGCGCCAGGTGTCTAGGGGTGCGGACTTCACCGACCGGGGAGAAGATTACGCACACCGGCCAG gcttatGATGATAAAGACTACAGGAAAATCCGATTTGTAGGTCGCCAGAAAGAG GTGAATGAAAACTTTGCCATCGATTTGATAGCTGAGCAGCCCGTGAGTGGAGCTGACAGTCGGGTGGTCGCGTGTGACGGCGGCGGGGGGGCTCTTGGCCACCCGAAAGTGTACATAAACCTG GACAAGGAAACCAAAACTGGGACGTGCGGCTACTGTGGACTGCAGTTCAGACAGCAGCATCACCATTAG
- the MRPL36 gene encoding 39S ribosomal protein L36, mitochondrial, with the protein MARVLVAKMLACALSPLLRGSPGPAKPRALSTLLAGPLRTAGPAGPWPLPGRLLPGLQLALGFKTKGVIKERCRDCYRVKRRGRWFIYCKTNPKHKQRQM; encoded by the coding sequence ATGGCCCGCGTGCTCGTGGCGAAGATGCTGGCGTGCGCCCTGAGCCCGCTGCTCCGGGGGAGCCCCGGGCCGGCGAAGCCCCGCGCGCTCTCCACTCTCCTGGCGGGACCTCTTCGCACCGCGGGGCCCGCGGGACCCTGGCCCCTGCCCGGCCGCCTCCTGCCCGGCCTGCAGCTTGCCCTAGGCTTCAAGACCAAGGGCGTCATCAAGGAGCGCTGTCGGGACTGCTACCGGGTGAAGAGGCGCGGGCGCTGGTTCATCTACTGCAAAACGAACCCAAAACACAAACAGAGACAGATGTAG